The region AAGGGGAGCAGAGGGTTTAAATTTATTCAACTCCACCACACAGATTTGTCTTCGAGACATGCAGAAATACTTCATGAGTCATCACAAAGCTTTCAGCCATTTTACTGtgtgtcatttgtcattttattccTGCTCTTACAACACACATACCAAACCCTAAACCTTGCTGATTGCTgtcaaaaacaatgaaattacTTTTTACAATTATCACCTCTAAATGCTAAGTGACAATCCAGAGCTAAGTGAGCAGCGGGGGAGGCGGGGGAGCTTTTGCACATGTCTGTTTCGGTCGACACCCACTCACCTGGCCTGGAGCTGCTGTGGGAgggctttttttgttgttttttttagagcagTGTGCAACTCGacttcttttttgtcttcttcttttccatcGGCGTTTTTCTGTTGATCTGTCGCACCAGATCATAGAAAATCTGCAACAAGAGAAAGTTTCGAATGGTCAGCGTTTGCTTCAGAGCTAAAGTAGTCTCGTTGTgaaatgggagagagagaatattaaaaaaggaaataagaaagACTGTTGAAGCTCTcgatataaaaataaagtcactCAGGAAAAACTTTCACGTGGTCTCATCTCTTGTAGTGTTTGAACTCACCTCATTAACATTGATCTTTGATTTAGCTGAAGTCTCTAAAAAGGCACAGTTGTTCCACTGACGAGCCAGATTCTGACCCTGCTCCTTCCCAACCACACGCTCGTCCTCCAGGTCGCACTTGTTTCCCACCAGGATCATGGGAACCTGATTGATTcacaatgacattaaaaaaacactcaaatcttTATTCATCAACATCTAAAACATATTGATAAACTGTGTGTAACTCGTGTTTTTAATCATCCAATCTTGGTTAAGGATCTTATTTAAAGTAAATTCTACTCAACAGCAAAGTGAGACATTAACCAAGACACAAAGACCAATCATGAAACCTGCTATGAATAAATAACGCATACACTCAGCATGCTGTTTGTCCCTCTCTATCTAAATCAAGAGATGAAGAAACCTAGACTGAAAGTGGCAGATAGCATCTAACAACGGCTCTGACATTTCCACCCTGTCATAAAGTTCCTGCCCCCCCTCCGCTCtgccctctctctcccactgcGAGTGCGCTCTAACGAGGCAGCAGCGAGCCTGcgaggttacacacacacacacagagcgagagagagagagagactgaaaggTTATCACTGTAGGGAAAGTCTCTGCAGAGGGAGGAGACGCTTCATAGTGTTACAGGGTGATATGGAAGAAAATGAACCATTTTAATACTGATAAATCAAATATAATCAACTAATATTTCTTCTGTCCAATTAAAACTATATATCTCCAAATATTTTGATAGATATATCAGATATAGTGATGATCAAGTGTCCCTTTGTGAGTTGAGGGatttctcttcctgttttaagataaataaactacataaagaacagacattaacattttaattaataaagacATGACatttctgcatctttttttatcattaacaaatgccatgtgcagagccaaaccaaaaaGTAACTCATGCTATTTAGTATAATATCAATAATAGTATAATATCAGTATAATATCAACTAACGGTGTCTCTGCCCAATGAAAACCATTTAGTGAAGGATCAAGTGTGTCCTTTTCTGAGTTGAGGGATTTCTCCTCCTGTTTTTAGATAAATGAACTATCCAAAAAACCcaatttgattaatttttattcataaagaaGTGTTTTTTGCAAGataccaaaaatattcaaaattatATGATATTTTTTACTGATCTTAAAAGAATATGGTTGaagttttctatatttttcttatcattaacaaatctcatgtgcagagccaaaccaaagATGAACTCGCCCTATTTGTAAGTATTATGTGAGTATCCAAAGCCtgaaatatattgtatatatttatctCTGTAACATAGACCTCCATTGTCCCAAAACtgctaaaaaacacaaagacacttgGGGAGTACAAGTGCTGCTGGGTCTTTGTGGTGACCACCAGCTTCTCCCTCAAACAGGAAGTCTCGTACAAttatatttttgccttttttcatttgtgaatAAAAATATTTGGTTGAAAATGTCCAGAGTGTTCAGATAAAACGGAGCTGCTTCACAAAAAAGGGTCTCACTTAAACTTGAACACACCGCTGCACCGGGTCACATGTTCATTCACCTCCAAGACAATAGTTACTGTAGCTTGTTAAGAAAGGGGCTCAAAAGTCtaataatcatcaataatcatattttcagtctcaggagagaAGTTCCTTGTAATTTACAGTACTTTGTCAGCTTGATGTGCAACAAATCACAACATTTTGACCTCTTGGTGACGCTCATTGtcgtgtttttaatcatttttggacGATTGTGGAGGTCTACAGCATAAAGGAATAAGACATATCAGGCTGAGgatacacacaacacaataaGTCAGTTTATTATTGGTTTGGCTGTAtacatgagatttattgacgataagaaaaatgtagaaattgCCGGTTTTATCCTTTAATTCCTCagtttattcttattcttcacattgaaattatatatttaaaaagaccttattgatattaatgactattattttaatgtgttattttcatatTGCCACGTTTCCTCCAAACTAcaataaatactataaaaagcaaagcaaaaaaacactaCTTCATTACTTACAATTACAGTAAGTAGTGGGGaatgaggagaaaaacagtCAATTTAAACCTGTAACTGGGAGTATAACACTTACATCCTCGGTGTCCTTTACTCGCAGGATCTGTTCCCGGAGGTCCTGTAGGTCATTAAATGTTGACTGTGCTGTAATGGAGTACACCAGGGCAAAGCCTTGACCATTCTTCATGTACAGGTCCCTCATAGCTGTGAACTGTTCCTATAGAGCGAGAACAcacgacagagagagagaaaaaccaTCAGTGACCTGTTTTCATCCGTCTTACACATCTGCGTCTTATTCGTCACGTCCAACTCGACTTACTGTTCCAGCCGTGTCCAAAATTTCAAGCATACATTGCTGCCCGTCGACCTCGACTTGCTGTCggaggaaaaataaacatttttttatggattaaaaacaaacaataattgagttgcttttaaaaaaaatacgtTCAGgatgtgtttttgattttgatttttgagcTTACCTTTCTGTAGGAGTCTTCTATTGTGGGGTCGTACTTCTCCACAAAAATGCCTTGCACAAATTGGACTGTCTGAAGTGGataaatgaaggaaggaaaaacatcAAGACAGGAATCATTACTAATCAAAAACTGCACTTATCAGTAACCAAAGACAGGAAGACTAAAGCGCACCATGCTGTACTATTTCcaacataaaaataactgaatattatGATTCATCGTTAACATTCAGCTCCGGCTAAAGTCGTTTTAATTGCTCAAAAAGGATCATTTATGGGTCAGTGGTTTGGCAAGacgagcaattcaaaaatatctttaaaaatagttttaaaagcagcatcaggtttgtttaaatgtatattttgtatttatgtcatttgaaatgacatttgcacccttttttttaccaaaagcaAGACTGAATGttcatgaaaatgtcaaatagtgtaaccacaaaagaatgcgCTATAATTTTGTAAAATACTTCATAATCACATCAATAGTTCACTTCACTTTACTATAAATCTGTGATAAACACGTGGACTCAGTTGTCAGTCCTGTACTGCGCCTCGTACGGCAGCGGCAATCACTCACCAGTGCAGATTTTCCCACGCCTCCTGATCCCAGCACCACTAGCTTGTACTCGCGCATGGTGGGCAACTTCACTCGACAGCACAAaggtctgagagagagagagagagaccgagagAGTGTCattttatagttattattattagattttcTTGCTCATACCCCACCAagagtatgtttttatttccctttctttcatgtttttatagtCTTTTCAAGTTTTATTCTTGTGAAGAACTTAGGGAATTTCATTTCTGTCTTAGttaagtattacagtaatattcCCTTTGAAATGAGGTCTTAATAGCCTTAATCTCGCCAACATTGGTTTCAGGCTGTTTTTAACATCAACAACTCACTGaaattcagtttatttgcaGCCAAAGTCACTAACTGAGTCTCTACAGAACTGAAACCTTTAACTGAGCTGATCAGTGTGAATCCCCCCCTTCAATCCAGTGTGTACAACAGCGAAACTGTCATCATCATATTAAAACGTGATTCctctgccaaaaaaaagagagccgTTTCCCACCCACTACCAGGGGACTTCAGCTGTCATGATTATCCGGGCGTtgcctctaaaaaaaaaatatcaaaaaattaaaagacggatttaaagaaactgaacgTTGGATCCTGAACTCAAAGAGTCGAGTCCAGACTTTCACCTGGTGGAGGTTTTTCTGACAGTGtgtctataataaaaaaaactcttcaacCCAAAAGACCCACTGAGAGGccagaaaatgtaatatatccTGAAAAAGGGAGAGCAAGTCGGCAGGTTCCAGTGCCACAAATAACTTAATCTCATTACGATACGGAGGAGAAAGGCCACGAAGGATGACCCACCATCAACTCCATCAGCCTGACACAGTTTTAGTACGTGGcctagaaaaaaacacactagcAGTCAGGAGAAGAGTCATAGACGAGAAGAAAGACGCCTTTTATTTAAATCAGTCTGACTTTAAcgtgaatttaaaatgtaaaacaatagttaatgaatcatttaagcAGCCGATGAAACACACTGAATGCTTTTATTCACTGTGCTTTTGTGTCCGGTCGTTAAAATGTGAGACCGGTGGTAAAATCACAACCTCGCACTGATAGTACAACATGTCATTGTTGTGGGTGAAACTTACTGACCTCACTTATTTGCTGTGTACTTTTACAATAGTAACAGGAGATGTGACTGAATGGAACTGAgaaaatgagaacatttttttcatcttgatGCTGCACTTTggatattaaattaaattttaaaaggtgggggaaaaaagagaaaaataatctgGGGCAGCCAGTAATGAAACATCATAAACATGTACAGCGGCATGTGCGTGGGGgaaagctttattaaaaaaaaagaaaaaaaaaagaaaagagcaatGTTTTAAACtctattttaaaatgcaaatgtaatatTCATTTGATGTATAAATGTCAAAGAGAGGTTGATGCGCAGTAAATTCTCATTTGAGAACCTCTTTGAATCCACTAATCACACTTAGGTCTGTGGGACCTTTGTCGTACGCTGagacaaacaatacaaaaaccACTCTGTCACACTCGACCGGCATTTGCAATTCTAACTACGACGTATGAAGCACCACCAGAAACCCACAGCGAGAGACAGGCACACGAGGCCCTCTACAAAGGGCCATTGTAATGACCCTCCTCTACTCAAGTACaccatacaaacagaaaatagagATCAGAGGGTGCATGCATGGACGCTACACTGAAATCATTAccagggtgaggaggaggagggtgggtggggggcTGCACCTAAAGGATGACGCCAACATGTACCCGATGCTTTTGCCTAGAAATGTGCATATTGTAACTGTGTTTAAATGCTCATTTTAAACGTGGGTGTCAGAAAAAACTTTCCTAAAAGCCTCAACATCAGATAACAAACCTAAGCCTTCCTCTGATAAGATATGAGCCTGGACTCGCATATTTTCAAGTATCAGCCGCCACTCGAGGTGGCAACCTTCACCGATCCTACTACTGAAGGTTTAGCTAGCTCTGCTGACGGAGCGGGAGCGCCTAGTTGTTGCTGTTGAGAggctgaaatattaaaatcatgttATAAAATTAAACAACCCTACTGACAACAAACActaacagcaaataaaaaaacacattcatgctGTGATAAGCAGGTTAACTTACTGTGTACACGGCTGCTGCAGATGTCAACTCCCTCTACATCTGGGGACAGGGGGGACGAGGGGGGCAGATCCTCAGGTACACTGACGTCAGCGGGCGGGTGCTGAGGGTCGGTTGTGGGAGCCAGAAGAGCTGGACTACACCAAACTGTTCAGATAGGAAGCTGACCCTAAATTATAACAACATTGAAGAGTTAACATTCAAAATCAGCTCCGTTTTacataaaagtgaaatattttatttgaaactCGACGCTTTGCTTTTCTATTTGACACAAGAGGAACCGATGTGAAGGAAAGGTTAAAGTCATCTGCATACGTTTTagctctgctgtgctgtgagTGCGACCAACGCAGCGAGGTGATGAATGCTTTTAATGCTTTTTGACTTTTCTGTTGCCAATTAAAGTGCTGAGTGCGCCTACTTCATGATGTCAGGAGGTGAGTGGTCACATGttgcataacaaaaaaaacgtaCTCATTCAAAGAGCTGCTGCTAAAATATGTTGATCTAAAACATTAATCAGAAGAATAGTACAGTGGTGGAGactaaatatatttgttaaagTACTGTACTTGAGCTTTgagtacagttttgaggtaatTGTACAttacttgagtattttcatttgatgctacttctcacatggtttcatttcaataa is a window of Scomber scombrus chromosome 10, fScoSco1.1, whole genome shotgun sequence DNA encoding:
- the rap1aa gene encoding RAP1A, member of RAS oncogene family a, giving the protein MREYKLVVLGSGGVGKSALTVQFVQGIFVEKYDPTIEDSYRKQVEVDGQQCMLEILDTAGTEQFTAMRDLYMKNGQGFALVYSITAQSTFNDLQDLREQILRVKDTEDVPMILVGNKCDLEDERVVGKEQGQNLARQWNNCAFLETSAKSKINVNEIFYDLVRQINRKTPMEKKKTKKKSSCTLL